The Thermoflavifilum sp. genome contains a region encoding:
- a CDS encoding BamA/TamA family outer membrane protein: MKGKIFFACSYAKWLSLWCVCTSIITSCSNTKYLAQHQALLVSNTVKLKGEYLTKTEKENIRNDLNSSSILLQTPNYKTLGIARIGLWLYNHYDSTRESSRLFGWLINKNWLKPPVIYDSNLARKSAQNMKDYLINQGYFRASAAYETYIKHQKASVTYRVNTGKNFLINQISYDIQDSLIRSIVVADTPQSLLHKGIPYKTDLLVNERERITRLLNDHGYYHFSTDDILFVVDTINTALLSTTTNPFESILNVFSAVKSREKPTLNIQVVIRQPEDSTDYRRYMIRQIHIFPDLPLNVTGIDTTQFYRMPYRYFTIYTRRNLFRPNVFYRALYFHPGEWYSRTAYEQTVSQLNSLNQWKFVNVRFREVSDSLVQANRDTGWLDANLYLIPEKRQEVGVSLEGTTGSDYELGSSIGLSYMNRNVNRAANILTVSLKGGIELDSTLNIYAQEMSGQINLNFPRFIVPFGLRRVSRFANAKTNLNLGFDYMNRIDFYKFQNYYASFGYTWNETTTKSWIVKPFVLAYNKYSNFSPAFQQELDSNQFLRNSFQSVFLEGENISFIYNNQLSANQRKFNYLRLDLDESGLLLEAVDGLLKSASGGATDFTRLTTLNYSQYVKLTAEYKHYYNWPHAALVSRIMAGVAVPYGGSQAVPYIKQFFAGGPNSMRAWHLRTLGPGSYKYSASNLVFVDQTGEMKIEGNLEYRFDILQLFGGVTFLKGALFTDVGNIWNLRSDPAKPGAVFRLNHLYQQLAVGSGFGLRLDFNYFLLRLDMAAPLKDPAVSAHDGWFPNGFRPFNLKWLGKNLVFSFAVGYPF, from the coding sequence ATGAAAGGTAAAATATTTTTCGCTTGTTCTTATGCAAAATGGTTAAGCCTGTGGTGTGTGTGTACCAGTATCATCACCTCGTGTTCCAACACAAAATATCTTGCGCAGCATCAAGCCTTGCTGGTCAGCAATACCGTCAAATTAAAAGGGGAATATCTCACCAAAACAGAAAAAGAAAATATCCGGAATGATTTGAATTCCTCTTCCATCTTGCTGCAGACGCCCAACTACAAGACATTAGGCATTGCACGGATTGGCTTGTGGTTGTATAATCATTACGACTCTACCCGGGAGAGCAGTCGACTGTTTGGTTGGTTGATTAACAAAAACTGGTTGAAACCACCGGTGATTTATGATTCCAATCTGGCACGTAAATCAGCCCAAAACATGAAAGATTATCTCATCAACCAGGGATATTTCAGGGCTTCAGCAGCGTATGAAACATATATCAAGCATCAAAAAGCAAGTGTAACCTATCGGGTAAATACCGGAAAGAATTTTTTAATCAATCAGATCAGTTATGATATTCAAGACAGCCTGATTCGTAGCATCGTGGTGGCCGATACGCCACAGTCGTTATTACACAAAGGCATCCCATACAAAACCGACTTGCTGGTGAATGAGCGAGAACGTATTACACGACTTTTGAATGATCATGGTTATTATCATTTTAGCACGGATGATATTTTATTTGTAGTGGACACGATAAACACGGCGTTGTTAAGCACCACTACCAATCCGTTTGAAAGCATATTGAACGTATTTTCAGCTGTGAAAAGCCGTGAAAAGCCTACGTTGAATATACAGGTGGTCATCCGGCAACCCGAGGATTCCACCGATTATCGGAGATATATGATCCGGCAAATTCACATATTTCCGGATCTCCCGTTGAATGTTACGGGAATTGACACCACACAGTTTTATCGCATGCCTTATCGGTATTTTACCATTTACACGAGGCGTAATCTATTTCGGCCGAATGTGTTTTATCGTGCTTTATATTTTCATCCGGGAGAATGGTATTCGCGAACGGCTTATGAACAAACCGTTTCTCAGCTCAACAGCCTGAATCAGTGGAAATTTGTAAATGTGCGCTTCAGGGAGGTATCCGATTCGCTTGTGCAAGCCAATAGGGATACCGGCTGGCTTGATGCAAACCTGTATTTAATTCCTGAAAAAAGGCAGGAGGTGGGCGTTTCGCTGGAGGGCACTACCGGATCGGATTATGAGTTAGGGTCTTCCATCGGGCTCAGTTACATGAATCGCAATGTGAATCGAGCGGCCAATATTTTAACGGTTTCCTTGAAAGGTGGCATTGAACTGGATTCCACACTGAATATCTATGCGCAGGAAATGAGCGGGCAAATCAACCTGAATTTTCCAAGATTCATTGTACCGTTCGGACTCAGGCGTGTGAGTCGTTTTGCCAATGCCAAAACCAATTTAAACCTGGGTTTTGATTACATGAATCGTATTGATTTTTACAAGTTTCAGAATTATTATGCCTCATTCGGATATACCTGGAATGAAACCACCACCAAGTCGTGGATTGTAAAGCCCTTTGTACTGGCTTACAATAAATACTCCAATTTCAGCCCGGCATTTCAGCAGGAACTCGATTCCAATCAGTTTCTGCGCAACAGCTTTCAGTCGGTCTTTCTGGAAGGTGAGAACATTTCATTTATTTACAACAATCAGCTTTCAGCCAATCAGCGCAAGTTCAATTACCTGCGGCTGGATCTGGATGAATCGGGTTTATTGCTGGAAGCGGTCGATGGCCTGTTGAAGTCGGCGAGTGGAGGCGCTACGGATTTCACCCGGCTTACCACGTTGAATTATTCGCAGTATGTGAAGCTTACCGCGGAATACAAGCACTATTACAACTGGCCGCATGCCGCCCTGGTGAGCCGCATCATGGCAGGGGTGGCGGTGCCTTATGGCGGCTCTCAGGCCGTGCCTTATATCAAACAGTTTTTTGCAGGCGGTCCAAACAGCATGCGTGCCTGGCATTTGCGCACCCTCGGCCCCGGATCGTATAAATACAGTGCTTCTAACCTGGTATTTGTCGATCAAACGGGCGAAATGAAAATAGAGGGCAATCTGGAATATCGATTTGATATCCTTCAGCTATTTGGAGGCGTTACTTTCCTGAAAGGAGCCCTGTTTACCGATGTGGGCAACATCTGGAACCTGCGTTCGGATCCGGCCAAGCCCGGTGCCGTTTTCCGGCTTAATCATCTTTATCAGCAACTGGCCGTTGGCAGCGGCTTTGGGCTTCGGCTCGATTTTAATTATTTCCTGTTAAGGCTCGATATGGCTGCGCCATTAAAGGATCCTGCGGTATCGGCGCATGATGGCTGGTTTCCCAATGGTTTTCGCCCCTTTAACCTGAAATGGCTGGGGAAGAATCTCGTATTCAGCTTTGCTGTTGGTTATCCGTTCTGA
- the cdd gene encoding cytidine deaminase — MALLHLQLDYERFAGDAELPPDEFALLQKAREATGRAYAPYSQFRVGAAIRLVNGHIIVGANQENASFPAGLCAERVALSAVTSQFPGVAIRAIAISYLPAQGNADHPISPCGICRQTLVEYELLQQQPIRIILGGSTGEIIVVPAAQLLLPFSFTLHDLTGQHSSIDHPHQNG; from the coding sequence ATGGCCTTGCTTCATCTTCAATTGGATTACGAACGTTTTGCGGGGGATGCCGAACTGCCGCCAGATGAATTTGCGCTGTTGCAGAAAGCACGCGAAGCGACGGGTAGAGCCTACGCACCGTACTCACAATTTCGGGTGGGTGCTGCCATTCGTCTTGTAAACGGACATATCATCGTCGGCGCCAACCAGGAGAATGCTTCGTTTCCTGCCGGCCTATGCGCGGAGCGGGTGGCCCTATCAGCCGTGACGTCTCAATTCCCTGGCGTTGCCATCCGGGCAATAGCCATCAGTTATCTGCCCGCTCAGGGAAATGCCGATCATCCCATCAGCCCTTGTGGTATTTGCCGGCAAACCCTGGTGGAATATGAACTCCTGCAGCAACAGCCCATACGCATCATCCTCGGTGGAAGTACCGGCGAAATCATTGTTGTGCCTGCTGCACAGCTTTTATTGCCATTTTCTTTTACGTTACACGACCTTACAGGCCAGCATTCCAGCATCGACCATCCCCATCAGAACGGATAA
- the lepB gene encoding signal peptidase I — MKTATASSRSRDSGKRVKKKKSALREWIEALIFAIIAATIIRTFFFEAYTIPTPSMEKTLLVNDFLFVNKISYGPRLPMTPLAIPFTLNTFPIFHFKSYSDWPHFGYHRLPGFTHVKRNDVVVFNYPEGDTVVLQTQETDSYYRLVRHYGRANVWNNPNFTIVTRPVDRMENYIKRCVAISGDTLQLIQGKVYVNGQLQPDPPEMEKFYQVITNSTPFNTNRLNDLGIDMPLDIQQAGNRLIYYFDLTKDEANALKAFSNVISIRPQIDTTVDPDAFPFDTTHFKWSRDNYGPIYIPKKGATVKLDTSNLALYKRLITTYEHHQLQVNDGKIFIDGKPADHYTFKMNYYWMMGDNRDNSLDSRYWGFVPEDHIVGKAWFIWFSYDSHGIRWRRLFKGIH, encoded by the coding sequence ATGAAAACAGCAACAGCAAGTTCCCGTTCCAGGGATTCGGGTAAACGGGTAAAAAAGAAGAAAAGTGCGCTTCGAGAATGGATAGAAGCCTTGATTTTCGCCATCATCGCAGCTACAATTATCCGTACATTTTTCTTTGAGGCCTATACCATTCCCACGCCTTCCATGGAAAAAACCCTGCTGGTGAATGATTTTCTGTTTGTAAACAAAATTAGTTACGGCCCACGCCTGCCCATGACACCACTGGCCATTCCCTTTACCCTGAATACCTTTCCCATCTTTCATTTTAAAAGTTATTCCGACTGGCCGCATTTTGGCTATCATCGCCTCCCCGGATTCACCCACGTCAAACGCAATGATGTGGTGGTATTCAATTATCCAGAAGGAGATACGGTGGTGTTGCAAACTCAGGAAACCGATAGCTATTACCGGCTGGTAAGGCACTATGGCCGCGCCAATGTATGGAATAATCCCAATTTCACTATTGTTACCCGTCCGGTAGATCGAATGGAAAATTATATTAAGCGTTGTGTGGCTATTTCGGGTGATACCCTGCAGTTGATTCAGGGCAAAGTATATGTAAATGGTCAACTCCAGCCCGATCCGCCTGAGATGGAAAAATTTTATCAGGTAATTACCAACTCCACACCATTCAACACAAATCGTTTAAATGACCTGGGCATCGATATGCCGCTTGATATTCAACAGGCTGGTAACCGCTTGATTTATTATTTTGATTTGACGAAAGACGAGGCCAATGCATTAAAGGCTTTTTCCAACGTAATTTCCATTCGTCCCCAGATCGATACTACGGTAGATCCGGATGCATTTCCGTTTGATACCACCCATTTTAAATGGTCGCGCGACAATTACGGGCCCATCTATATCCCTAAAAAAGGCGCAACCGTGAAGCTCGACACCAGCAATTTAGCGCTTTACAAACGCCTGATCACAACTTATGAACACCACCAGTTGCAGGTAAATGATGGCAAAATATTCATCGACGGTAAGCCTGCCGATCATTATACTTTTAAAATGAACTATTACTGGATGATGGGCGATAACCGCGATAATTCTCTGGATTCGCGCTACTGGGGCTTTGTACCGGAAGATCATATTGTGGGTAAGGCCTGGTTTATCTGGTTTAGTTACGATAGTCATGGCATCCGCTGGAGAAGATTATTCAAAGGAATTCATTAA
- a CDS encoding PspC domain-containing protein, which produces MNAKLRLMQRLKDFLEWQAFGVCSAIGERLGIASSRIRMWFIYISFLTVGSPIIIYMILAFWLNMKKYIAYARRNPLWYW; this is translated from the coding sequence ATGAATGCAAAACTCAGACTGATGCAGCGCCTTAAAGATTTTCTGGAATGGCAGGCTTTTGGTGTATGTTCGGCAATAGGTGAAAGGCTGGGTATTGCCAGTTCGCGTATTCGCATGTGGTTCATTTATATTTCGTTTCTTACGGTTGGTTCGCCGATCATCATTTATATGATTCTGGCTTTCTGGTTGAATATGAAAAAATACATCGCTTATGCTCGCCGAAATCCGCTCTGGTACTGGTAA
- a CDS encoding RNA methyltransferase, whose product MTPERMARIKSVIKHRQFDLTVVMENVFDPHNISAVMRSCDAVGVQELYVLNTRIPPHKKWGSKSSASAAQWLTIYTFTDVADCFATLRKKYQKIYTTHLASESVSLYELDLTQPVALVFGNEAEGVSAEVCRYADGNFLIPQVGMVKSLNISVACAVTLYEAFRQRWQAGYYQQADRFQAEKHALEKLWLRQDEIS is encoded by the coding sequence ATGACGCCCGAACGGATGGCACGTATCAAGTCGGTGATTAAACACAGGCAATTTGATTTAACCGTTGTAATGGAAAATGTATTTGATCCGCACAACATTTCAGCTGTCATGCGCAGCTGCGATGCTGTAGGGGTGCAGGAGCTGTATGTACTGAATACACGCATTCCACCACATAAAAAATGGGGTTCCAAAAGCTCTGCAAGTGCCGCACAATGGCTCACAATTTATACTTTTACGGATGTAGCAGATTGTTTTGCAACACTGCGAAAAAAATATCAAAAGATTTATACCACACATCTGGCATCGGAATCGGTTTCCTTATACGAACTTGATCTGACGCAACCTGTTGCGCTCGTTTTTGGTAATGAAGCAGAAGGTGTGAGTGCAGAAGTTTGTCGATATGCCGATGGGAATTTTTTGATTCCACAGGTGGGCATGGTGAAATCATTGAATATTTCCGTGGCATGCGCCGTAACTTTATACGAAGCATTTCGTCAACGCTGGCAGGCCGGATACTATCAACAGGCTGATCGATTTCAGGCAGAAAAACATGCGTTAGAAAAATTATGGCTTCGGCAAGATGAAATATCGTAA
- a CDS encoding TlpA disulfide reductase family protein: MMKKWFLFLIISCFATFAMAQEVKPLTSAQLKAYTQKQDGIYVINLWATWCRPCVEELPDIEKVALSLHDKPVHVMLVSLDYASAYPKTIQRFIAQHHLQSPVYWLNETNPNAINEILGGQWMGVVPTTLVVNAKTGYRRLFQGQITADELMRAIHLAMN; the protein is encoded by the coding sequence ATGATGAAAAAATGGTTTTTGTTTTTGATCATCAGTTGTTTTGCGACATTCGCCATGGCTCAGGAGGTAAAGCCATTAACCAGTGCTCAGCTGAAGGCATATACCCAGAAACAGGATGGAATTTATGTCATCAATTTATGGGCAACCTGGTGTCGTCCCTGCGTGGAAGAGTTACCTGATATTGAAAAAGTAGCTCTTTCTTTGCACGATAAGCCTGTACATGTGATGCTGGTAAGCCTGGATTATGCAAGTGCTTATCCAAAGACGATTCAGCGTTTTATTGCACAACATCATCTACAATCACCTGTATACTGGCTCAACGAAACAAATCCCAATGCCATCAACGAAATCCTGGGTGGGCAATGGATGGGCGTGGTGCCCACAACGCTGGTGGTAAATGCAAAAACCGGTTATCGCCGCTTATTTCAGGGACAGATCACTGCCGATGAACTCATGCGTGCTATTCATCTGGCGATGAATTAA
- a CDS encoding YihY/virulence factor BrkB family protein: MKNKSRLKYIAQACGIPLAVRLIKQLHFKDERQTSLYLVLKFLLHEIIRDKLFDRAAAVAFFFILAIPPAFIFLCTLLPYIPLQGLENTIYNLLRDIAPNQRVFHLVRNVIYDFLHTPRTGLLSFAFLFSIISSSTGVLSIMRSFDKAYPGFKKRTFLQSRITAIKITLLLILMVLTCLILILAQRVVLNYIFEAIGIHSQMIRLAINIMRWLLIIGLFFTIYSLIYKYGPYTEQRWKFISPGSWLSTVLTIITTLGFSYYVNHFNSYNRIYGSIGTVLVLMIWVYLNSIILLLGFELNTSIRLAALFEREEDDKINSSPDE, from the coding sequence ATGAAAAATAAAAGCCGACTGAAATATATAGCACAAGCTTGTGGGATCCCTCTGGCTGTTCGCCTGATTAAACAATTGCATTTCAAGGATGAACGGCAAACTTCACTTTACCTCGTCTTAAAGTTTTTGTTGCACGAAATCATTCGTGATAAACTGTTCGATCGTGCCGCTGCTGTAGCTTTTTTCTTTATTCTGGCCATACCTCCTGCATTCATCTTTCTGTGCACTTTATTGCCTTATATTCCCCTACAGGGACTTGAAAATACGATCTACAATCTGTTAAGGGATATTGCACCCAACCAACGTGTATTTCACCTGGTGCGAAATGTGATTTACGATTTTTTACATACACCACGTACCGGCCTGCTTTCCTTTGCTTTTTTGTTTAGCATCATCAGTTCTTCAACCGGTGTTTTGAGTATCATGCGGTCGTTTGATAAAGCATATCCCGGATTTAAAAAAAGAACTTTTCTGCAGAGCAGAATTACGGCCATTAAAATTACCTTGCTGTTAATCCTGATGGTATTAACCTGTTTGATATTGATTCTTGCACAACGTGTGGTGCTTAATTATATTTTTGAAGCAATAGGCATTCATAGCCAGATGATTCGCCTGGCTATTAACATTATGAGATGGTTGTTGATTATTGGCTTGTTTTTTACAATTTATTCCCTGATCTACAAGTATGGTCCTTACACAGAACAGCGATGGAAATTTATTTCACCCGGTTCCTGGTTGAGTACAGTGCTGACGATTATCACCACACTTGGTTTTTCTTATTATGTGAATCATTTTAATAGTTACAATCGTATATATGGCTCCATTGGTACCGTGCTGGTGTTGATGATCTGGGTTTATTTAAATTCAATTATTTTACTACTGGGTTTTGAACTAAATACCAGTATCCGACTGGCTGCTCTGTTCGAACGGGAGGAAGATGATAAAATTAATTCATCGCCAGATGAATAG
- the mltG gene encoding endolytic transglycosylase MltG: MARSRRSSGKRRKNKKNGTAYVWPLLIAVAVLFAGYFVYRIIRPITYPFHEKTYFYIPTGSTYADVLKQLQQQHIVRNVRDFDWLARKLHYPRHVHPGRYAVKPGMSNLQLVHLLYSGKQAPVKLVIGKLRTRTDLIRLVSHHLEADSLSMATLLRDEVYLRQYGLDTNTALCAIIPNTYFFFWNTSAEGFFKRMMQEYHRFWDSTRIQEAQKLGLTPNEVIILASIVEEETNHNAEKPLIASVYLNRLHKGMRLAADPTVKFALGDFSIRRIYSKYTRVNSPYNTYVYKGLPPGPICTPSPASIDAVLHAPQTDYLYFCAKADFSGSHVFASNYAEHLKNARRYQAALDSLHIQ; encoded by the coding sequence ATGGCTCGTTCGCGCCGTTCATCAGGCAAACGAAGAAAAAATAAAAAAAACGGCACGGCTTATGTTTGGCCGCTGTTGATAGCCGTGGCTGTACTCTTTGCAGGTTATTTCGTCTATCGCATCATTCGGCCAATTACCTATCCATTTCACGAAAAAACTTATTTCTATATCCCTACTGGCTCCACCTATGCCGATGTGTTGAAACAGTTGCAACAGCAACATATTGTTCGCAATGTGCGTGATTTCGACTGGCTGGCCAGAAAATTGCATTATCCCCGACATGTACATCCCGGTCGTTATGCCGTAAAGCCCGGCATGAGCAATCTGCAACTGGTGCATTTGCTGTATTCAGGCAAACAAGCGCCCGTGAAGCTGGTTATCGGTAAACTGCGCACCCGGACTGATTTAATCCGGCTGGTGAGCCATCATCTGGAAGCAGATTCATTGAGTATGGCCACCCTGCTGCGCGATGAAGTATATCTCCGGCAATATGGGCTGGATACCAACACCGCCCTTTGCGCCATCATTCCCAATACCTATTTCTTTTTCTGGAATACCTCTGCAGAAGGATTTTTCAAACGCATGATGCAAGAATATCATCGATTCTGGGACAGTACCCGCATACAGGAAGCCCAGAAACTGGGACTCACGCCCAATGAAGTCATCATTTTAGCATCTATTGTGGAAGAAGAAACCAATCACAACGCAGAAAAACCATTAATCGCCAGCGTTTACCTGAACCGACTCCACAAAGGGATGCGGCTGGCCGCCGACCCCACGGTAAAGTTTGCACTGGGTGATTTTTCTATACGTCGCATCTACAGCAAATACACGCGCGTCAATTCTCCTTACAATACCTATGTATACAAAGGCTTACCGCCAGGCCCCATCTGCACCCCTTCGCCGGCCAGCATCGATGCCGTGTTACATGCACCGCAGACGGATTACCTGTATTTTTGTGCTAAAGCGGATTTTTCCGGATCACATGTGTTTGCCAGTAACTATGCGGAACATCTGAAAAATGCCAGAAGATATCAGGCCGCACTCGATAGTTTGCATATCCAATGA
- the secG gene encoding preprotein translocase subunit SecG — MIIFLTILILIISVLLGLVVLIQNPKGGGLSGTFGGFGTQVIGAGRTTDVMEKTTWTLAIVIGLLCLLSAFFIPRQSATSNQPSAVEKAIQTMPVTPSAPTNSPAPTPANPSGSTPGGK; from the coding sequence ATGATCATCTTTTTAACCATTCTCATCCTGATTATCAGTGTGTTGCTGGGGCTGGTGGTATTGATTCAGAACCCTAAAGGTGGAGGATTATCCGGAACTTTTGGTGGATTTGGTACACAGGTGATTGGTGCCGGTAGAACCACAGATGTGATGGAAAAAACAACCTGGACGCTGGCCATTGTCATCGGTCTGCTTTGCTTGCTTTCCGCCTTTTTTATTCCCCGCCAGTCGGCCACCAGCAATCAGCCTTCTGCGGTGGAGAAAGCTATCCAGACCATGCCTGTAACTCCATCGGCTCCCACAAATTCACCGGCTCCCACACCTGCCAACCCCTCGGGTTCTACTCCGGGAGGGAAATAA
- a CDS encoding LptE family protein, whose amino-acid sequence MNKWLLYLVCLSMTLIPCACGIYSFTGASVEPNAHTINVHFFENRAPIVNPTLAQKFTEALRNKILNQTHLTQVNSDSVDYDISGAITGYTISTSGVTNVEQSATDRLTITVNVVFKDNINPKKNFTQSFSRFADFNANQSIDQVADQLIQKINDQLTDDIFNKAFSNW is encoded by the coding sequence ATGAATAAATGGCTGCTATACCTCGTATGCCTGTCGATGACCCTGATACCTTGCGCTTGCGGCATTTATAGTTTTACCGGAGCCAGCGTAGAACCTAATGCACATACCATTAATGTGCATTTTTTTGAAAATCGCGCACCCATTGTTAATCCCACACTTGCCCAAAAGTTTACCGAAGCACTTCGTAATAAAATTCTTAATCAAACGCATCTCACACAGGTGAACTCGGATAGTGTGGATTACGATATCAGTGGAGCCATCACGGGCTATACCATCAGTACATCGGGCGTGACCAATGTGGAACAAAGCGCTACAGACAGGCTGACCATCACCGTAAATGTGGTGTTTAAAGATAACATCAATCCGAAAAAAAATTTCACCCAGAGCTTTTCGCGTTTTGCCGATTTCAACGCCAATCAATCCATTGACCAGGTTGCCGATCAGCTGATCCAGAAAATTAACGACCAGCTGACTGATGATATATTCAATAAGGCTTTTTCTAACTGGTAA